The stretch of DNA CTTCCGTGAGGGCGTGCCCGCGGGCGCCTCCTTCGTCGAGGGCGACATCCGGGACGCCGCCGAGTGGCTTGACCCCTCCTTCGCCGCGGTGCTGCACTTCGCCGCCTTCTCCCAGGTGGGCGAGTCGGTGGTGAAGCCGGAGAAGTACTGGGAGAACAACGTCGGCGGCACGATGGCCCTGCTCGCCGCGATGCGCGAGGCCGGCGTACGCACGCTGGTCTTCTCCTCCACGGCGGCGACCTACGGCGAACCGGAGCGGGTCCCGATCGTGGAGACGGCCCCGACCCGGCCCACCAACCCCTACGGCGCCTCCAAGCTCGCCGTCGACCACATGATCGCCGGCGAGGCGGCGGCCCACGGCCTGGGCGCGGTCTCGCTGCGCTACTTCAACGTGGCCGGCGCGCACGGCGCGTACGGCGAACGCCACGACCCCGAGTCGCACCTGATTCCCCTGGTCCTCCAGGTCGCCCAGGGCAGGCGGGAGGCGATCTCCGTCTACGGCGACGACTACCCGACCCCGGACGGCACCTGCGTACGCGACTACATCCACGTGGCGGACCTCGCCGAGGCCCATCTGCTGGCCCTGGACGCCGCCCGGCCCGGCGAGCACCTGGTGTGCAACCTCGGCAACGGCAACGGCTTCTCCGTCCGCGAGGTCGTCGAGACCGTCCGGCGGGTCACCGGCCACCCCGTCCCGGAGGTCGTGGCCCCGCGCCGGGCCGGCGATCCCGCGGTCCTGGTCGCCTCGGCGGCGGCCGCCCGCGAAAAGCTCGGCTGGAACCCGTCCCGCACGGATCTCGCGGGTATCGTCGCGGATGCCTGGGAGTTCGCGCAGCACATCGCAAAGGAGCGGTAAGTGGGGGCACTTGAGGTCCGGGAAGGCTTCACCGAGCTGTACGGCGCCGAGCCGGAGGGCGTCTGGGCGGCGCCGGGCCGCGTCAACCTGATCGGCGAGCACACCGACTACAACGACGGCTTCGTGATGCCCTTCGCGCTGCCGCACGTCACGACCGCCGCGGTCGCGCGCCGCGACGACGGCGTACTGCGGCTGCACTCGGCGGACGTGCCGGGAGGGCCGGTGGAACTGCGGCTCGACGAACTGACCCCGGAGTCCGACCGCGACTGGACCGCCTACCCCGCGGGCGTGGTCTGGGCCCTGCGCGAGGCGGGCCACGAGGTGACCGGCGCGGACGTCCACCTGGCGTCGACGGTCCCCACGGGCGCCGGCCTGTCCTCCTCCGCGGCCCTGGAGGTCGTGGTCGCCCTGGCCCTGAACGACCTCTACGCCCTGGGCCTGAAGGGCTGGCAACTGGCCCGCCTGTGCCAGCGCGCCGAGAACGTCTACGTCGGCGCCCCCACCGGCATCATGGACCAGACCGCCTCGGCCTGCTGCGAGTCGGGCCACGCCCTGTTCCTGGACACCCGCGACCTGTCCCAGCGTCAGATCCCCTTCGACCTGGCTTCCGAGGGCCTGTGCCTGCTGGTCGTCGACACCCGCGTCCAGCACGCCCACAGCGGCGGCGAGTACGGCAGGCGCCGCGCGGACTGCGAGAAGGGCGCGGCCCTGCTGGGCGTGGACGCCCTGCGCGACATCCCCTACGACGGCCTGGACGCGGCGCTGGCCGGCCTGGCCGGCGAGGAGGGGGTGGCCCGGCTGGTCCGTCATGTCGTCACGGAGGACGAGCGGGCGGAACGGGTGGTGTCCCTCCTGGAGTCGGGCGACATCCGGTCGATCGGCCCGATCCTGACCGAGGGCCATGCCTCCCTGCGCGACGACTTCCGCGTCTCCTGCCCGGAGTTGGACCTGGTCGTCGACACGGCCCTCGCCTCCGGCGCCCTCGGCGCCCGGATGACCGGCGGCGGCTTCGGCGGCTCGGCGATCGTCCTGACCAACACCTCCGACGTCCCCACCCTCACCAAGGCAATGGAAGAGGCCTTCACCAAGGCGGCCCACACGATCCCACGCGTCTTCGAGGCGGTGCCTTCAGCGGGCGCCCGACGGCTGGCCTGACACCCGCGGCCGGATCTGTGCGCGCGGGCGGGCACAGATCCGGCACGCTGATCAACAGCGGCCGAGGGCAGCCCGGGCGGGCTGTCGGCGGCAACTGCTACGAACGTCGGCATGACCGACGACAGGATCATCCATAGGATCCGAGAGCAGGATGCGGCTGGCGAACTGCCGCTACCTGCGCCACCCGAGGCCGTGGCCGAACTTGAGGCCGCGGTGGGACATCCGATGCCGCCGCTCCTCAAGCGGAGCTACCTCGAAGTCGCCGACGGTGGGTTCGGCCACTGGGGCGAGGCTTTGTCCCTCACCGACACGACCTACAGCTTCAGCGACAGTCGTCGGCTGCTGGAGGAGTACCTGGGCTGGCGCGAACGCCCCAACTACCCGCCGTCTGTAGTACCGCTCCTGGCGTGGGGCTGTGCGATCTGGTCCCTCGTTGACTACAGCACGCCGTAAGGCCGCATGTGGGGTTGGGATCCCAACGCCCGATGCCACTGAATGCATCTCATCCTGTGGTTCGCGGGCGGCGCACTCACACTCAAATTGTGTGACGCCCGGCAGGCGCTGCCTCATGAGGTGATGGCAGCGCCTGGGATCTCTTCCGACTGCTGGACCGCAGGGCAGCCGGAGGATGATGTCGATGAAGGCCGACTGTAGTGCTGCCGTTAACATGCCGAGGGTGTGACGCCGTCTTTCAGACCTTCGATGAACATGGCGAACGCGCCTGTGCTCACGGTGAGTTCACTGCGAGCGGAATTTTTGGAGTCGCGTATGCCCACCCGCGTTACAGCGTGGGCCACCTCCACGCATTCATTGTTGGCTGCGCTGTAGCTGCTCTTCAACCAGTTGGCTTCCACGAGCCGTTCTGTGGTTGGCGCGGCGTTCATCGGGTGAGCTCCTCTCGTGCGGCGGCCAGCAGGTCCAGGCTGGCCGACGTGTCGGACGCTTGGGATCTCAAGTAGTCAAACATGAGCTTGTAGTTCTGTACCTCTTCCGGTGCGTCGAGGTAGAGGCCCCGCCGGTGGAGTTCCAGGTAGACCACGTTCACGCTGCTGAGCGGGTCGCTTTCGTCGTCCCGGCCGAGAATCACGAAGTGCCCGCCGGATCCGCCGGCGTGGGCACCCGCACCGAACCGCAGTACTTGTATGTCCACGTTGGGGCGCTGTGCCATGACCTGCATGTGATCGATCTGTTCTGTCATCACGCCAGGGCCGCCTACGTTCCGCCGCAGCACGGCGTCGTCGATGATCACCCAGAGGTGGACAGCGGGCGTACGGTCCAGGATCGCCTGTCGTCTGATGCGAGCGTCCACCCTGCTTTCGATCACGTCGCTTTCAAGGCGGGCGTCCTGTGCCCGATGCAGGGCGAGCGCGTAGTTCCGGGTCTGCAGCAGTCCGGGTACCAGCGCGTTGGCGAAGACGTGTTCGTACTCGGCAACATCTTCGAACGACAGCAGCGGGTCGATGACCTCGGGCACGGCGGGGTGGTCCATCCACCAGCCGTTCTCCTGGTTACGTACGAGCTGAATCAGCGCTTCGCGTTCCCGGACCGTCGCCCCACAGGTTTCCGCGAGAGCGCTGACGGTGGGAACTCTGAGCTTCGCGCGGTCCTGCCACGTCTCGTAGCGGTTCACTGTTCCCACCGAAACACCTGCGCGCTTGGCCACCTCGGACTGGGTCAGGCCGGCGCGTGTGCGCAGCGACTTGAGACCTCGGGCGATCTGCATGCGGCCGGCCGGCCCGGCTGAACCCCGTACCGTCACGGACTGCGCCTCCCACTGGACCATCCTCGCCACGGGCTCCTGTTCACCCGCGATATCAACAGGGCGAGCGTACGCGGCAGTCTGCACCTCAGGCTTGCGTCCCGAGGGTTCACCCGACTGAGGGAACCAAGCCCGTTTGACTATCGATGATTGAAATTCAATGACACGGTGCTCAACAACTGATCTTCGCGCTACTTGCGCCCGGCAAGGGAGTCGACCGTGTTCAATGCCATTGCTCGCACCCTCCGTCTCCTCTACGCACTGCTGCACCCGCCCGGCCGTCACCGTGCTTGTGCCCGTCCTTCGTGTGCACGGTCCACGATGCGGGCGTCGTCGCGGGAACCGTATGCGTCGCGTCGCCCCCGCCGAGTCACCCCACCGGCCGGGTCGTCACCCTTTGTGATGACGTTCGTCGATTGCGGCGGTTACCGTGGACGGGCAGGCCGAAGATGCCGCCCATGGGAGGAATCATGACCGCCGAGCCCACTGCCGAGCCGACCGCTGAGCCCGGCTGCCGCTGGCCGGTGCCGCCCCGGGACGGATACACCGTGGACGACCTGTTCACGGTGCCCGACCTCCCGCCGCACACCGAGCTGATCGACGGGAGCCTGATTTTCGTGAGTCCGCAGCGGGATTTCCACAGCATCGTGATCGACCTTCTGGTGACCGGCCTGCGCCGCACTGCTCCCGCGAAGATGAAGATCCGCCGGGAGATGACGGTCGTGCTGGACCGTCGCAACGGACCGGAGCCCGACATCTGTGCGGTACGCGCGGAGGCGGTCACCAGCAGGGACCAGACCCGCTTCCCCGTCGCCGATGTCCTGCTGGCCGCCGAGGTCGTCTCCCCGGACTCCGAGGCCCGGGACCACGACACCAAGCCGCACAAGTACGCTGCCGCGGGCATCCCGCACTTCTGGCTGGTCGAGATGAGCGGCTCCGATCACCACCCCGTGGTCCGCACCTACGAACTCGACCCGCTGACCAAGACGTACGCCCTGACGGGCACCCACCGCGACCGGCTCAAGCTCGACGTGCCCTACGACATCGACATCGACATCAGCACGGAGGCGCTCGACGCGCTCTGAGGGCCGCCGTCCGCTCAGGGCAGCGGTTTGATCATGGTGTACTCGGTGATCCCCGGCGGATAGTCGGGGATCGCGCAGACCACCTTGTAGTCGTGCCTGCGGTAGAAGTCCGGGGCCTGGAAGTCCCAGGTCTCCAGGCGGGCGGCGACGCAGGCGCGTTCGCGGTGGGCGATGCGCTCGGCGCGGGTCAGCAGGCGGGAGCCGAGGCCCGTGCCGCGGTGGGGGGCGTCGACCCAGAGGTGGGTCACATGCAGCCAGGTCGCCCAGGTGTGGCCCACCAGTCCGCCCGCCAGATCGCCGGAGTCGTCCAACGCCCAGAGATGGATGGGGACTTCCCGGACGGCGGGGGTTCTGCGCAGGGCGTCGATGAGCGGGGAGGCCGCCGTGTTCGTGTCGCGGAGGCGGGAGCGGAGCAGATCGTGCCGCGCTTTGTCGACTTCTGCCTCAATACGAAACATGCGGCACACCCTAAACGCGTCTGCCGGTCAGTTCTGCGAATTGCCTTCCCCTCCCGGCCGCCGGCCGTACCCTGATGAGCGGCACCGGTGGGGGCCGGTGCTGGTCAGGGGGGCGAGAGGGCTCGGGCAGGACACCGGGGCGGGGTGGCGGTCCGGTACGGCGAGGGCCGTACGACCGTGCTCGGCCCCGGGCGTCGGGTCCGTGCCGCTCGGCGTTCTCCGGCGATGGGAGACTCCCCTGCTCCGACCAGGAGCGCGGGGAAGGGGGTTTTCAGTGGTTCGTGTCCGAGTCCTGGTCGTCGACGACCACCGCATCTTCGCCGAGTCGCTCGCCGCCGCCCTGGCCGCCGAGCCCGACGTCGAGGTGTCCGCGGCCGGCTCCGGTCCGGCGGCACTGCGCTGCCTGGAGCGGGCGGCCGCCGACGGCCGCCGTTTCGACGTCGTGCTCGTCGACGCCGACCTCGGCGGCACCGTCCCCGGGGCCCGGCCCGCCGTCCCGGTGCGGGAGGGTGACGAGGACGGACTGGTGGACGGGATATCCCTGGTCGCGGGGGTGCGGGGGGCCCAGCCGGGGGTGCGGACCGTCGTACTCGCCGAGAAGGACGACCCGCGCCGCGCCGCGCTCGCGCTCCAGGCCGGTGCCTGCGGCTGGGTCGCCAAGGACTGCTCGCTGTCCCGGCTGCTCACCGTCATCCGCGGAGTCCTGCGCGACGAGACCCATCTGCCGCCCGCCCTGCTCACCGGTGTGCTGCGGGAGCTGACCGCCGCGCGCAAGCACCGCACCGAGAGCGAGCGCCTGGTGGAGTCGCTGACCCCGCGCGAGCGGGAGGTGCTGCGCTGCATGGTCGCGGGGCTGGGCCGCAAGGCCGTCGCCGAGCGGCTGTTCCTGTCCCCGCACACCGTGCGCACCCATATGCAGAACGTCCTGGGCAAGCTCGGCGTGCACTCCACGCTGGCCGCCGTGGCACTGGCTCGCCGGGCCGGGGTGGGGCCGGCCGACCTGGTGCCCGCCGGGCGGATCGGGGTGGAGGAAAGCAGCAGCGCCTGACCCGGCGCCCCCTCAGCCGGGGATGTTGTCGAACGGGGCGGTCAACTGGCGGAGCAGGCCGGCCAGTTCGGCGCGCTGCGCGGTCGACAGCTCGGCCAGCAGCGCGCGCTCCTGGTCCAGGAGTCCGGCCAGGGACCGGTCGGCGCGGTCCCGGCCCTCGTCCGTCAGGCGGACCAGCACCCCGCGTCGGTCGCTGGGGTCGGGGAGTCGCTCCACCAGGCCCTTCTTGGCCAGCCGGTCGATGCGGTTCGTCATCGTGCCCGAGGTGACCAGTGTCTGGGTCAGCAGCTGCCCGGGGGAGAGCTGGTAGGGCGAGCCCGCGCGCCTGAGCGCCGTCAGGACGTCGAACTCCCAGGGCTCCAGGCTGTGCTCGGAGAAGGCGAGCCGGCGGGCGCGGTCCAGGTGCCTGGCCAGCCTGCTCACCCGGCTGAGCACCTCGAGCGGTTCCACGTCGAGGTCCGGGCGCTCCCGGCGCCACGCTGCGACCAGCCGATCGACCTCGTCCTCCATGACGATCAGTGTAGTGGTTGTGTCGACGTGAAGTCTCTTGGCGTCAAGTCTCTTGACGTCGAGATAATTGTCGGGGGAGAGTGGTGAACGCAGCCGCCGACGACTCCCCGCACCTCCAGGAGGCCGCCATGCCCGTCCACAACCCCGCCTGGGATCCCGCCCAGTACCTGCGCCACGCCGGCCACCGGGCCCGCCCCTTCGCCGATCTCCTCGCCCGCGTCCCCGCTCTGCCGGGCGACCGGCCCCGCATCGCCGACCTCGGCTGCGGCCCCGGCAATGTCACCGCCCTGCTCGCCGACCGCTGGCCCACCGCGCACATCACCGGCTACGACAACTCCCCGGCGATGCTCGACAAGGCCGTGGTCGACCACCAGGGCCCCACCCCCGGCGGCGGCCGCCTCGACTTCACTCCCGCCGACGCCCGCACCTGGACCCCCGGCGAGCCGCACGACCTGATCGTCAGCAACGCCACGCTCCAGTGGGTGCCCGGACACCTGGACCGCTTCGCCGACTGGGTGGCGGGGCTGCGCCCCGGCGGCACCTTCGCCTTTCAGGTCCCCGGCAACTTCTCCGCCCCCAGCCACCGGCTCATGCGCGAGCTCGCCGGCTCCGCCCGCCGGCGCGACCGGCTCGCGGATGTCCTGCGCCACGAGGACGCGGTGCTCGCCCCCGAGGCCTATCTGGAGCGGCTGACCGGCCTCGGCTGCGCCGCCGACGTCTGGGAGACCACGTACATCCACCTGCTGACCGGTGAGGACCCGGTCCTGGACTGGGTGAAGGGCACCGGGCTGCGGCCCGTCCTCACCGCCCTCGCCGACGACCCGGCCGCCCGCGAGGAGTTCCTGACCGAGTACCGCGCCGCTCTGCGGGAGGCCTACCCGGCCGGACCGCACGGCACCCCGTTCCCCTTCCGCCGCATCTTCGCGGTCGCCACCAAGGAGGCGTGAGGCATGTTCGCCGCCGTCGACCACGTACAGCTCGCCGCCCCGCCCGGCTCCGAGGACGACCTGCGGGCGTACTACGCCGGTGTCCTCGGCATGACCGAGGTCCCGAAGCCGCCGGCTCTGGCCGCGCGCGGCGGCTGCTGGTTCCAGGCCGGGGCCGTCCGGCTCCACCTGGGCATCGAGCGGGACTTCCGCCCCGCGAGGAAGGCCCACCCGGGGCTCCGGGTGACGGCCGTCGAGGCCTTCGCCGCCCGGCTCGCGGCGCACGGCGCGAAGGTCGTCTGGGACGGCGGTCTGCCGGGCCACAGGCACTTCTACTCCGAGGACCCCGTCGGCAACCGCCTGGAGTTCCTGGAACCGCTCGCCTGAACCTGCCGCCCAGGACGTCGCGGCGCCCGATCCTAGGACTTGCGGTGCCCGATCAGCCGGGGCCGCGGCTCCAGCCCGTCCAGCCCGTGCCAGGCCAGGTTCACCAGGTGGGCCGCGACCTCCGCCTTCTTCGGGCGGCGGACGTCCAGCCACCACTGGCCGGTCAGGGCGACCATGCCGACCAGCGCCTGGGCGTACAGCGGGGCCAGCTTCGGGTCGAAGCCGCGGGACTTGAACTCGCGGCCCAGGATGTCCTCCACCTGGGTGGCGATGTCGGAGATCAGGGAGGCGAAGGAACCCGTCGACTGGGGGATGGGGGAGTCGCGGACCAGGATGCGGAAGCCGTCCGTGTACTCCTCGATGTAGTCCAGCAGCGCGAACGCCGCCTGCTCGCACAGCTCCCGGGGGTGGCCCGCCGTCAGCGAGCCGGTCACCATGTCCAGCAGCCGCCGCATCTCGCGGTCCACCACGACGGCGTACAGGCCCTCCTTGCCGCCGAAGTGCTCGTACACCACCGGCTTGGACACCCCGGCCTTGGCCGCGATCTCCTCCACCGAGGTGCCCTCGAAGCCCTTCGCCGCGAACAGCGTGCGACCGATCTCCAGCAGTTGCTGGCGGCGCTCGGCACCGGTCATACGGGTACGGCGCGTGCGCCGCGGCTTGTCATTGCTGGGGGTGCTGGAGTCGGTCGCCACGCCGTCAATCATGCCGCCTCGGCGGTCTTCCTCCGGCGCCGGGAGTCGCCCTCCCCGTCGTTGCGGCGGGAATCGATACGCGAGCGTGACGGCCAGCGCACGTCGTAGGCCCAGCCGAACCGCTCGAACCAACGGATGATCCGGGCCGAGGAGTCCAGCTGGCCGCGCTCCACTCCG from Streptomyces sp. 6-11-2 encodes:
- the galK gene encoding galactokinase, whose amino-acid sequence is MGALEVREGFTELYGAEPEGVWAAPGRVNLIGEHTDYNDGFVMPFALPHVTTAAVARRDDGVLRLHSADVPGGPVELRLDELTPESDRDWTAYPAGVVWALREAGHEVTGADVHLASTVPTGAGLSSSAALEVVVALALNDLYALGLKGWQLARLCQRAENVYVGAPTGIMDQTASACCESGHALFLDTRDLSQRQIPFDLASEGLCLLVVDTRVQHAHSGGEYGRRRADCEKGAALLGVDALRDIPYDGLDAALAGLAGEEGVARLVRHVVTEDERAERVVSLLESGDIRSIGPILTEGHASLRDDFRVSCPELDLVVDTALASGALGARMTGGGFGGSAIVLTNTSDVPTLTKAMEEAFTKAAHTIPRVFEAVPSAGARRLA
- a CDS encoding DUF397 domain-containing protein encodes the protein MNAAPTTERLVEANWLKSSYSAANNECVEVAHAVTRVGIRDSKNSARSELTVSTGAFAMFIEGLKDGVTPSAC
- a CDS encoding N-acetyltransferase encodes the protein MFRIEAEVDKARHDLLRSRLRDTNTAASPLIDALRRTPAVREVPIHLWALDDSGDLAGGLVGHTWATWLHVTHLWVDAPHRGTGLGSRLLTRAERIAHRERACVAARLETWDFQAPDFYRRHDYKVVCAIPDYPPGITEYTMIKPLP
- a CDS encoding helix-turn-helix transcriptional regulator — translated: MQIARGLKSLRTRAGLTQSEVAKRAGVSVGTVNRYETWQDRAKLRVPTVSALAETCGATVREREALIQLVRNQENGWWMDHPAVPEVIDPLLSFEDVAEYEHVFANALVPGLLQTRNYALALHRAQDARLESDVIESRVDARIRRQAILDRTPAVHLWVIIDDAVLRRNVGGPGVMTEQIDHMQVMAQRPNVDIQVLRFGAGAHAGGSGGHFVILGRDDESDPLSSVNVVYLELHRRGLYLDAPEEVQNYKLMFDYLRSQASDTSASLDLLAAAREELTR
- a CDS encoding response regulator transcription factor, which produces MVRVRVLVVDDHRIFAESLAAALAAEPDVEVSAAGSGPAALRCLERAAADGRRFDVVLVDADLGGTVPGARPAVPVREGDEDGLVDGISLVAGVRGAQPGVRTVVLAEKDDPRRAALALQAGACGWVAKDCSLSRLLTVIRGVLRDETHLPPALLTGVLRELTAARKHRTESERLVESLTPREREVLRCMVAGLGRKAVAERLFLSPHTVRTHMQNVLGKLGVHSTLAAVALARRAGVGPADLVPAGRIGVEESSSA
- a CDS encoding SMI1/KNR4 family protein; protein product: MTDDRIIHRIREQDAAGELPLPAPPEAVAELEAAVGHPMPPLLKRSYLEVADGGFGHWGEALSLTDTTYSFSDSRRLLEEYLGWRERPNYPPSVVPLLAWGCAIWSLVDYSTP
- the tamR gene encoding MarR family transcriptional regulator TamR, which translates into the protein MEDEVDRLVAAWRRERPDLDVEPLEVLSRVSRLARHLDRARRLAFSEHSLEPWEFDVLTALRRAGSPYQLSPGQLLTQTLVTSGTMTNRIDRLAKKGLVERLPDPSDRRGVLVRLTDEGRDRADRSLAGLLDQERALLAELSTAQRAELAGLLRQLTAPFDNIPG
- a CDS encoding TetR/AcrR family transcriptional regulator, translated to MIDGVATDSSTPSNDKPRRTRRTRMTGAERRQQLLEIGRTLFAAKGFEGTSVEEIAAKAGVSKPVVYEHFGGKEGLYAVVVDREMRRLLDMVTGSLTAGHPRELCEQAAFALLDYIEEYTDGFRILVRDSPIPQSTGSFASLISDIATQVEDILGREFKSRGFDPKLAPLYAQALVGMVALTGQWWLDVRRPKKAEVAAHLVNLAWHGLDGLEPRPRLIGHRKS
- a CDS encoding Uma2 family endonuclease, with amino-acid sequence MGGIMTAEPTAEPTAEPGCRWPVPPRDGYTVDDLFTVPDLPPHTELIDGSLIFVSPQRDFHSIVIDLLVTGLRRTAPAKMKIRREMTVVLDRRNGPEPDICAVRAEAVTSRDQTRFPVADVLLAAEVVSPDSEARDHDTKPHKYAAAGIPHFWLVEMSGSDHHPVVRTYELDPLTKTYALTGTHRDRLKLDVPYDIDIDISTEALDAL
- a CDS encoding trans-aconitate 2-methyltransferase produces the protein MPVHNPAWDPAQYLRHAGHRARPFADLLARVPALPGDRPRIADLGCGPGNVTALLADRWPTAHITGYDNSPAMLDKAVVDHQGPTPGGGRLDFTPADARTWTPGEPHDLIVSNATLQWVPGHLDRFADWVAGLRPGGTFAFQVPGNFSAPSHRLMRELAGSARRRDRLADVLRHEDAVLAPEAYLERLTGLGCAADVWETTYIHLLTGEDPVLDWVKGTGLRPVLTALADDPAAREEFLTEYRAALREAYPAGPHGTPFPFRRIFAVATKEA
- the galE gene encoding UDP-glucose 4-epimerase GalE — protein: MSGKYLVTGGAGYVGSVVAQHLLEAGHEVVVLDNLSTGFREGVPAGASFVEGDIRDAAEWLDPSFAAVLHFAAFSQVGESVVKPEKYWENNVGGTMALLAAMREAGVRTLVFSSTAATYGEPERVPIVETAPTRPTNPYGASKLAVDHMIAGEAAAHGLGAVSLRYFNVAGAHGAYGERHDPESHLIPLVLQVAQGRREAISVYGDDYPTPDGTCVRDYIHVADLAEAHLLALDAARPGEHLVCNLGNGNGFSVREVVETVRRVTGHPVPEVVAPRRAGDPAVLVASAAAAREKLGWNPSRTDLAGIVADAWEFAQHIAKER
- a CDS encoding VOC family protein, with product MFAAVDHVQLAAPPGSEDDLRAYYAGVLGMTEVPKPPALAARGGCWFQAGAVRLHLGIERDFRPARKAHPGLRVTAVEAFAARLAAHGAKVVWDGGLPGHRHFYSEDPVGNRLEFLEPLA